The proteins below come from a single Microtus ochrogaster isolate Prairie Vole_2 chromosome 8, MicOch1.0, whole genome shotgun sequence genomic window:
- the Calcb gene encoding calcitonin gene-related peptide 2: MVFGKFLPFLALSSLWILCLASSLQAAPLQPTLESSLDLATLSDQEKRLLVAALVQDYEQMKARKLEQKEQETADSSIRNKQHAKDQIITSEEKLEMLFSASAQKRACNTATCVTHRLADLLSRSGGMVKDKFVPTYVGSKGYGRRRRDLQD, from the exons ATGGTCTTTGGAAAGTTCCTCCCCTTTCTGGCTCTCAGCAGCCTGTGGATCCTGTGCCTGGCCAGCAGCCTCCAGGCAGCACCTTTGCA GCCAACCTTGGAGAGCAGCTTAGACCTGGCTACCCTCAGCGACCAGGAAAAGCGCCTCCTGGTGGCTGCACTGGTGCAGGACTATGAGCAGATGAAGGCCAGGAAGCTGGAGCAGAAAGAGCAAGAGACTGCGGACTCCAG CATTCGCAACAAGCAGCATGCTAAGGATCAGATAATCACGTCTGAGGAGAAGCTGGAAATGTTGTTCTCAGCAAG TGCCCAGAAGAGAGCCTGCAACACTGCCACCTGTGTGACCCATCGGCTAGCCGACTTGCTGAGCAGGTCAGGGGGTATGGTGAAGGACAAATTTGTGCCCACCTATGTGGGTTCCAAAGGCTATGGCCGGCGCCGCAGGGACCTTCAGGACTGA